One stretch of Croceibacterium atlanticum DNA includes these proteins:
- a CDS encoding sensor histidine kinase, with protein MLLIAAGWITMLLLLGGVALDRTLTGLVTQQFDEQLDYMLTAMIGSAEIGPQGEVYFNRPLGDQRFLQPNSGLYWQISGEGQEDWPSRSLWDRTLQVRTTGFEPDPTFYDSNQFSGEPLRVVERSVQLPGSDTNWQFVVAGSREELDEQITEFRSILVWSFAVLGIGLFLMAMLQTWYGLSPLRRVRRAIARIRSAGTNRVTDPLPQEVQPMVEELNALLAHADRQAEEARTHAGNLAHALKTPLTVLTNAATAHAPDLDDTVLREAATMRRQVDHHLARARAVGRRAGGHARANVLEVAEAVERAVARLYPDVRFDIAGNASAQVAIERQDLEEILGNLIENAAKYGGGSVFITVDADPASAQCVIWVEDDGKGIPEAERARLFARGARLDTGKPGTGLGLAIVRDVVEIYGGSVELSESEDLGGVLVSIKLPRTPAN; from the coding sequence ATGTTGCTGATCGCGGCGGGGTGGATCACCATGCTGCTCCTGCTCGGCGGCGTGGCGCTGGACCGGACACTGACCGGGCTGGTGACCCAGCAATTCGACGAACAGCTTGATTACATGCTGACCGCCATGATCGGTTCGGCGGAGATCGGGCCGCAGGGCGAAGTCTATTTCAACCGGCCGCTTGGCGATCAGCGCTTTCTCCAGCCCAATAGCGGCCTTTACTGGCAGATCAGCGGGGAAGGGCAGGAGGATTGGCCTTCGCGTTCCTTGTGGGACCGCACATTGCAGGTCCGCACCACCGGGTTCGAACCTGACCCGACCTTCTACGATTCCAACCAGTTCAGCGGGGAACCCCTGCGCGTGGTGGAACGCTCCGTCCAGTTACCCGGCAGCGATACGAACTGGCAGTTCGTGGTTGCCGGCAGCCGCGAGGAGCTGGACGAGCAAATCACCGAATTCCGCTCAATTCTCGTCTGGAGTTTCGCTGTCCTGGGGATTGGCCTGTTCCTGATGGCGATGCTGCAGACCTGGTACGGGCTTAGCCCGCTGCGCCGTGTCCGCCGGGCGATTGCGCGAATCCGCAGCGCGGGCACCAACCGGGTAACCGATCCGCTGCCGCAGGAAGTGCAGCCCATGGTGGAAGAGCTCAACGCCCTGCTGGCCCATGCGGACAGGCAGGCGGAAGAGGCGCGGACCCATGCGGGCAATCTTGCCCATGCGTTGAAAACGCCGCTTACCGTGCTGACCAATGCCGCCACTGCCCATGCGCCTGATCTGGACGATACCGTTCTGCGGGAAGCCGCCACCATGCGCCGGCAGGTCGATCACCATCTGGCCCGCGCCCGTGCGGTCGGGCGCCGCGCCGGCGGCCATGCCCGCGCCAATGTGCTGGAAGTGGCCGAAGCGGTGGAGCGGGCAGTTGCCCGGCTCTATCCCGATGTGCGTTTCGACATTGCCGGAAACGCTTCCGCCCAGGTGGCGATCGAGCGGCAGGATCTGGAGGAGATTCTCGGTAATCTGATCGAGAATGCGGCCAAATATGGTGGTGGCAGCGTCTTCATCACGGTCGATGCCGATCCTGCATCCGCTCAATGCGTTATCTGGGTGGAGGATGACGGCAAAGGAATTCCGGAGGCGGAGCGGGCCCGCCTTTTCGCGCGCGGGGCGCGGCTGGATACCGGCAAGCCCGGCACCGGGCTGGGTCTCGCCATTGTTCGCGATGTCGTGGAAATTTATGGCGGCAGTGTCGAATTGTCGGAAAGCGAGGATCTCGGCGGCGTTCTGGTGAGTATCAAGCTGCCGCGCACACCCGCCAATTAA
- a CDS encoding response regulator transcription factor — MRILIVEDEPTLGQQLKTTLEQNGYAVDLSTDGEDGHFLGSTEDYDAVILDLGLPEIDGLTVLGMWRKEGRNFPVLVLTARDSWSDKVAGLDAGADDYLAKPFQTEELIARLRALIRRASGNASSELTAGDVRLDTRSGRVTLQGEPVKLTAQEYKLLSYLMHHKGKVVSRTELIEHIYDQDFDRDSNTIEVFVTRIRKKLGANVITTIRGLGYSLDDPDAPSRE; from the coding sequence ATGCGCATCCTGATCGTCGAGGACGAGCCTACGCTCGGCCAGCAACTCAAGACGACGCTTGAACAAAATGGGTATGCGGTGGATTTGTCCACCGATGGCGAAGACGGCCATTTCCTTGGCAGCACAGAGGATTACGACGCCGTCATCCTCGATCTCGGCCTCCCGGAAATTGACGGGCTGACTGTGCTGGGCATGTGGCGCAAGGAAGGGCGGAACTTCCCGGTTCTGGTGCTGACCGCACGGGATAGCTGGTCCGACAAGGTGGCCGGGCTGGACGCGGGGGCGGATGATTATCTCGCCAAGCCGTTCCAGACCGAAGAACTTATTGCCCGCCTGCGCGCGCTGATCCGCCGCGCATCCGGCAATGCCAGCAGTGAACTGACAGCCGGCGATGTCCGGCTCGATACGCGGTCCGGACGCGTTACCCTGCAGGGGGAGCCGGTGAAGCTCACGGCGCAGGAATACAAGCTGCTCAGCTATCTGATGCACCACAAGGGGAAGGTGGTCAGCCGCACCGAACTGATCGAACATATCTACGATCAGGATTTCGACCGCGATTCGAACACGATCGAGGTCTTCGTCACCCGCATTCGCAAGAAGCTGGGTGCCAATGTGATAACCACCATCCGTGGCCTCGGTTATAGCCTCGACGACCCCGACGCACCGTCCCGCGAGTGA
- a CDS encoding SIMPL domain-containing protein → MIRTALPLAAAAMVAAPAAAAEIQIQANGPVVEMTVNENIEAEPDIANVSAGVSTRAQTAVAAMQQNAQAMSKVIARIKELGIADRDIQTSGINLGARYDYDQQSREQVFRGYEASNRVSVKLRDIQKTGEVLDALVAAGATDLGGPDWSIEDDSAARAQAREQAMATALAQAKDYARMAGYSGVRLLEINESVSYQQPGPQFRKAAAPVAAESTPVEPGMVQSGVTVTVKYEMTNNG, encoded by the coding sequence ATGATCCGCACTGCATTGCCACTTGCCGCCGCCGCCATGGTTGCCGCGCCTGCCGCCGCCGCCGAAATCCAGATCCAGGCCAATGGCCCGGTCGTGGAAATGACGGTGAATGAAAATATCGAGGCGGAGCCGGATATCGCAAATGTCAGCGCCGGGGTTTCCACCCGGGCACAGACCGCCGTGGCCGCAATGCAGCAGAACGCGCAGGCGATGAGCAAGGTGATCGCGCGTATCAAGGAACTGGGCATTGCGGATCGCGATATTCAGACCAGCGGCATCAATCTCGGGGCCCGGTATGATTATGACCAACAGAGCCGTGAACAGGTTTTCCGCGGATATGAAGCAAGCAACCGCGTCAGCGTGAAATTGCGCGATATCCAGAAGACCGGCGAAGTGCTGGACGCGCTGGTGGCGGCCGGCGCCACCGATCTGGGCGGGCCGGACTGGTCGATCGAGGATGACAGTGCCGCCCGCGCACAGGCGCGCGAACAGGCCATGGCAACCGCATTGGCACAGGCGAAGGATTATGCCCGCATGGCCGGCTATTCCGGTGTCCGCCTGCTGGAGATCAATGAATCCGTTTCCTACCAACAGCCGGGGCCGCAGTTTCGCAAGGCCGCTGCGCCGGTTGCGGCCGAATCGACCCCGGTCGAACCCGGCATGGTCCAGTCCGGTGTCACCGTTACGGTGAAATACGAAATGACCAATAATGGCTGA
- a CDS encoding ABC-F family ATP-binding cassette domain-containing protein: MAEAPILSWEGLGLQQGGRWLFRNLDLHIAPRDRLALIGRNGAGKTTLFKLVANEIEADEGTRSVQPGTRIVTLEQEPDFSGCETLMDYALSGDDAPQRHEVEAIAGQLGIDMERPAATASGGEKRRAALSRALAMDPDLLLMDEPTNHLDLAAIDWLESWLGRYKGAFMVISHDRTFLKRLTRATLWLDRGSMRRKEVGFGGYEAWEEQVYAEEARAADKLDAKLKIEAHWLERGVTARRKRNQGRLEKLHQMRAQRAAMISPAGTARMKLATDDVKTKSVIVAEGVTKRYGDRTVIRDFSLRIQRGDRIGIVGSNGAGKTTLLKMLTGEIEPDEGTVTLAKTLSGVMIDQQRSLLQPEKRVRDILAEGGDWVDVRGNRKHVQAYLKDFLFDPSLVDARVGTLSGGERSRLLLAREFARKSNLLVLDEPTNDLDLETLDLLQEVIADYDGTVLIVSHDRDFLDRTVTVTLGLDGSGSVDVVAGGYEDWEAKRSQRNAQSTKKAESKAESTSPPPPPPPKSNKLSFKDQRDYDLLPGRIEELEAAIARGEQILSDPDLYTSDPQRFANISKGVENARAEKEAAEERWLELAELVDG, translated from the coding sequence ATGGCGGAAGCACCAATCCTATCCTGGGAAGGCCTGGGCCTGCAGCAAGGCGGCCGATGGCTGTTTCGCAATCTGGACCTTCACATCGCCCCGCGCGACCGGCTGGCCCTGATCGGCCGCAATGGCGCGGGCAAGACCACCCTGTTCAAGCTCGTGGCGAACGAGATCGAGGCGGATGAAGGCACGCGTTCGGTCCAGCCTGGGACACGCATCGTCACGCTGGAGCAGGAACCGGATTTCAGCGGCTGCGAAACGCTGATGGATTATGCGCTGTCGGGCGATGATGCGCCCCAGCGGCACGAGGTGGAGGCAATTGCCGGCCAGCTCGGAATCGACATGGAACGGCCCGCCGCCACTGCCAGCGGCGGTGAAAAACGCCGCGCCGCCCTGTCGCGCGCGCTGGCGATGGATCCCGACCTGCTGTTGATGGACGAGCCGACCAACCATCTGGATCTGGCAGCGATCGACTGGCTGGAAAGCTGGCTCGGCCGATACAAGGGCGCCTTCATGGTCATCAGCCATGACCGGACCTTCCTGAAACGCCTGACCCGCGCGACATTGTGGCTCGATCGCGGCTCCATGCGGCGCAAGGAAGTGGGCTTTGGCGGCTATGAGGCATGGGAAGAACAAGTCTATGCCGAGGAAGCGCGCGCGGCCGACAAGCTGGACGCCAAGCTGAAGATCGAAGCGCATTGGCTGGAACGTGGCGTGACCGCGCGGCGCAAGCGCAATCAGGGCCGGCTGGAAAAACTCCACCAGATGCGCGCCCAGCGCGCGGCGATGATCAGCCCGGCAGGCACAGCCAGGATGAAACTGGCGACAGACGATGTAAAAACCAAGTCCGTGATCGTCGCCGAAGGTGTTACCAAGCGTTACGGCGACCGCACCGTGATCCGCGATTTCTCACTGCGGATCCAGCGCGGTGACCGGATCGGCATTGTCGGGTCCAACGGCGCGGGCAAGACCACGCTGCTGAAGATGCTCACCGGCGAAATCGAACCCGACGAGGGCACGGTCACGCTGGCAAAGACGCTAAGCGGCGTAATGATCGATCAGCAGCGCAGCCTGCTGCAGCCTGAAAAACGCGTACGCGACATATTGGCCGAAGGCGGCGACTGGGTGGATGTGCGCGGCAACCGCAAACATGTGCAGGCCTATCTGAAGGACTTCCTGTTCGATCCGTCATTGGTGGATGCACGGGTCGGCACATTGTCCGGTGGGGAGCGCTCACGCCTGTTGCTGGCACGTGAATTCGCGCGCAAATCCAATTTGCTGGTGCTGGACGAACCAACCAACGATCTGGATCTGGAAACGCTGGACCTGCTGCAGGAAGTAATCGCCGATTACGACGGCACCGTGCTGATCGTCAGCCATGACCGTGACTTTCTTGACCGGACGGTGACGGTAACGCTGGGCCTTGATGGCAGTGGCAGCGTGGACGTGGTCGCCGGTGGTTATGAAGACTGGGAGGCCAAGCGCAGCCAGCGCAACGCCCAGTCCACGAAGAAGGCCGAAAGCAAGGCGGAAAGCACATCCCCGCCCCCTCCCCCGCCGCCGAAAAGCAACAAGCTGAGCTTCAAGGACCAGCGTGATTACGATTTGCTGCCTGGCCGGATCGAGGAACTGGAAGCTGCCATTGCCCGGGGCGAACAGATATTGTCCGACCCCGACCTCTATACCAGCGACCCGCAGCGCTTCGCCAATATCAGCAAGGGCGTGGAAAACGCCCGCGCCGAAAAGGAAGCGGCCGAGGAACGCTGGCTGGAACTGGCAGAGCTGGTCGACGGGTAA
- a CDS encoding DUF6456 domain-containing protein, whose protein sequence is MAHRKLVERELTEEGPRRSGGVTRRRRSVTVNVAESPLTWLHAHGHLEDRLYDAGERLRADYERAQLAPGVTMRWDPVRIKGGPDRGLSPTERQIAARERFGGAIDAAGKGLEDILWRVVCAGETVPVAEKALQWPARSGKLVLKLALDRVADFYRIG, encoded by the coding sequence ATGGCCCACCGCAAATTGGTTGAACGGGAACTGACAGAAGAAGGGCCGCGCCGCAGTGGCGGCGTGACGCGGCGGCGGCGCAGCGTGACCGTGAATGTCGCCGAAAGTCCGCTGACCTGGTTGCACGCACATGGGCATCTGGAAGATCGCCTGTATGATGCAGGGGAGAGATTACGTGCGGATTACGAACGCGCGCAACTGGCGCCAGGCGTTACGATGCGTTGGGATCCGGTAAGGATCAAGGGCGGGCCGGACCGGGGCCTGTCTCCTACAGAGCGGCAGATTGCCGCGCGCGAACGCTTTGGCGGGGCGATAGATGCGGCGGGCAAGGGGCTGGAGGATATTCTCTGGCGCGTGGTCTGCGCCGGAGAGACGGTTCCTGTTGCCGAAAAGGCCCTGCAATGGCCTGCGCGCAGCGGCAAGCTGGTGTTGAAACTGGCGCTGGACCGGGTGGCGGATTTCTACCGGATCGGGTGA
- the secF gene encoding protein translocase subunit SecF, with protein MRLLKLVPDNTNIHFLKWRLPFYVVSVLLIIASWGLVMTKGLNYGVDFAGGLELQASFTESQEAPIARLREEVGGLGYGEPVIQRFGDENQVSIRMRLPDEVSGDKAAADRISDEVVNTLQAEFPDFRLDFKGTVSGKVSGEFRTTALYALLFAMLAISIYIWIRFEWQFGVGALFSLFHDVSLTLGMFALFQLEFGLQIVAAILAIIGYSLNDTIVVYDRIRENLKKYRKMGMVELLDLSVNETLARTVMTSLTLLVALLPLLLFGPASLFGLTAGITLGLFVGTYSSVYMAAPILTWLGVTPDSFVPTESVVDKQERKTRGEA; from the coding sequence ATGCGACTGCTCAAACTCGTCCCCGATAATACGAATATCCACTTCCTGAAGTGGCGCCTGCCTTTCTATGTGGTCAGCGTGTTGCTGATTATCGCCAGCTGGGGCCTGGTGATGACCAAGGGTCTCAACTACGGCGTCGATTTTGCGGGCGGCCTGGAATTGCAGGCATCCTTCACCGAAAGCCAGGAAGCGCCGATTGCCAGGCTTCGCGAAGAAGTCGGCGGGCTGGGCTATGGCGAGCCGGTGATCCAGCGCTTTGGCGATGAGAACCAGGTTTCGATCCGTATGCGCCTGCCCGACGAGGTCTCGGGCGACAAGGCGGCTGCGGACCGGATTTCGGACGAAGTCGTGAACACGCTTCAGGCAGAATTCCCGGACTTCCGGCTCGATTTCAAGGGCACGGTTTCGGGCAAGGTGTCGGGCGAATTCCGCACCACGGCCCTCTACGCGTTGCTTTTCGCCATGCTGGCCATCTCGATCTATATCTGGATCCGGTTTGAATGGCAGTTCGGCGTCGGTGCGCTGTTTTCCCTGTTCCACGACGTGTCGCTGACGCTGGGCATGTTTGCGCTGTTCCAGCTGGAATTCGGGCTGCAGATTGTGGCCGCGATCCTGGCGATTATCGGCTATTCGCTTAACGATACGATCGTGGTTTATGACCGCATTCGTGAAAATCTGAAGAAATACCGCAAGATGGGCATGGTCGAATTGCTCGACCTGTCCGTTAACGAGACCCTGGCGCGTACGGTGATGACCTCGCTGACGCTGCTCGTGGCCCTTCTCCCGCTGCTGTTGTTCGGTCCGGCCAGCCTGTTCGGTCTGACAGCCGGTATTACGCTGGGTCTTTTCGTCGGCACATACAGCTCGGTCTATATGGCCGCGCCGATCCTTACCTGGCTGGGTGTCACCCCGGACAGCTTCGTGCCCACTGAAAGCGTGGTGGACAAGCAGGAACGCAAGACGCGCGGAGAAGCCTGA
- the secD gene encoding protein translocase subunit SecD, with protein sequence MLDFPPWKRVFLWLIILVAIAAMLPSAVTLAGGKWPESLPDPEINLGLDLAGGSHILLEADPSQVANQRLETMEESVRTVLRDAEPRVRIGDISTSDGRLSFLLDDPSQVDAARDLIEPLTTGAGLTGQRDWTIEVVDGNRFVITQTQAGLELAVTQAMDSATEVVRKRIDALGTREPNIMRQGDERIVVQVPGLQDPQQLKDLLGQTAKLEFKLVDQSVLQSDIQQGIVPPGKEIVPYAAQSRFAGSSIVVNRLGGIRGDSLTNAQQTFDAQTNEPVVSITFDPQGGARFARMTSENVGKPFAIILDGEALSAPNINEPILGGTAQISGGFTVETANQLAIALRSGALPVDLAVVEERTVGPDLGADSIRKGLIAMTVGSLLVILLMIASYGRFGVYATFALVLNVLMILGIMSIMNTTLTLPGIAGFVLTIGAAVDANVLINERIREERKRGRRVIAAVENGYKEASRAIYDANITNFIAGVLLFLFGSGPVRGFAIVLIIGLFTSVFTAVTMTRMWVAAWLRKARPTDLNV encoded by the coding sequence ATGCTCGATTTTCCCCCTTGGAAACGTGTCTTCCTGTGGTTGATCATTCTGGTCGCGATTGCCGCGATGTTGCCTTCGGCCGTCACGCTGGCGGGCGGGAAATGGCCTGAATCGCTTCCCGATCCGGAAATCAATCTCGGTCTCGATCTTGCCGGCGGTAGCCATATCCTGCTGGAAGCTGACCCGTCGCAGGTGGCGAACCAGCGGCTGGAAACGATGGAAGAATCCGTGCGCACCGTGCTGCGCGATGCCGAACCGCGCGTGCGGATCGGGGATATTTCGACCTCGGATGGCCGGCTGTCCTTCCTGCTTGACGATCCCTCGCAGGTCGATGCCGCGCGGGATCTGATCGAACCGCTGACCACTGGCGCGGGCCTTACCGGCCAGCGCGACTGGACGATCGAGGTCGTCGACGGCAACCGTTTCGTCATCACCCAGACACAGGCTGGACTGGAACTGGCTGTCACACAGGCGATGGACAGCGCGACCGAAGTTGTCCGCAAGCGTATCGACGCGCTGGGCACGCGCGAACCCAACATCATGCGCCAGGGCGATGAACGGATCGTGGTCCAGGTGCCGGGCTTGCAGGATCCGCAGCAGCTGAAAGATCTGCTGGGCCAGACCGCCAAGCTCGAATTCAAGCTGGTCGACCAGAGCGTGCTGCAATCCGATATCCAGCAGGGAATTGTTCCGCCGGGCAAGGAAATCGTTCCTTACGCGGCGCAATCCCGTTTTGCCGGATCGTCGATCGTGGTGAACCGGTTGGGCGGAATTCGTGGTGATTCGCTCACCAATGCGCAGCAAACCTTCGATGCGCAGACCAACGAGCCGGTCGTTTCGATCACTTTCGATCCGCAGGGCGGTGCGCGATTTGCCCGCATGACGAGTGAGAATGTGGGCAAGCCCTTCGCCATCATCCTTGATGGCGAGGCGCTGTCGGCACCCAATATCAACGAACCGATCCTGGGCGGCACGGCGCAGATTTCGGGCGGTTTTACCGTGGAAACGGCCAACCAGCTCGCCATCGCATTGCGGTCGGGCGCCTTGCCGGTTGATCTGGCCGTTGTGGAAGAACGCACGGTTGGCCCTGATCTGGGCGCCGATTCCATCCGCAAGGGCCTGATTGCGATGACGGTCGGTTCGCTGCTGGTCATCCTGCTGATGATCGCCAGCTATGGCCGCTTCGGCGTTTATGCCACCTTCGCGCTGGTGCTTAACGTGCTGATGATTCTCGGCATCATGTCGATCATGAACACGACGCTGACCTTGCCCGGTATTGCCGGCTTCGTGCTGACAATCGGCGCGGCGGTGGACGCCAACGTGCTGATCAACGAACGAATTCGCGAAGAACGAAAGCGTGGGCGACGGGTAATCGCCGCCGTGGAAAATGGCTACAAGGAAGCCAGCCGCGCGATCTATGACGCGAATATCACCAACTTCATTGCAGGTGTTCTGCTGTTCCTGTTCGGCTCCGGTCCGGTGCGCGGTTTCGCCATCGTTCTGATCATCGGCCTGTTCACCAGCGTGTTCACCGCCGTGACCATGACCCGCATGTGGGTCGCCGCGTGGCTGCGCAAGGCGCGCCCGACCGACCTGAACGTGTAG
- the yajC gene encoding preprotein translocase subunit YajC, which produces MLDFLAAGAAGAAPPGWMQFLPIIGMVAIFWFLIIRPQMRRQKAHQAKIASVKKNDQVVTAGGVIGKVVRVDDDYVDLEIAQGVKVKVVKSTLGDIVPPGGKAAND; this is translated from the coding sequence ATGCTTGATTTTCTTGCCGCCGGCGCAGCCGGTGCCGCTCCTCCGGGATGGATGCAGTTTCTGCCCATTATCGGCATGGTGGCGATTTTCTGGTTCCTGATCATCCGTCCGCAGATGCGGCGGCAGAAGGCGCACCAGGCCAAGATCGCTTCCGTGAAGAAGAATGACCAGGTCGTTACGGCCGGCGGTGTCATCGGCAAGGTGGTCCGGGTGGACGATGATTATGTCGATCTGGAAATCGCCCAGGGCGTGAAGGTGAAGGTCGTGAAGTCGACTCTGGGCGATATCGTTCCGCCCGGTGGCAAAGCGGCGAATGACTGA
- a CDS encoding holin family protein — translation MAIIETLIGPITSIIDKVIPDKEAREKARLELMRLEGTQEMQAIEARLSAIVAEANSNDPWTSRARPSFLYVMYAMLLWSLPMGVLAAFDPATAEGIAVGMNAYLNGLPEPLYALFGTGYLGYTAARQWGKARGTDR, via the coding sequence ATGGCCATTATCGAAACATTGATTGGCCCGATCACATCCATCATCGACAAGGTAATTCCCGACAAGGAAGCGCGGGAAAAGGCTCGCCTGGAACTGATGCGGCTGGAAGGCACGCAGGAAATGCAGGCAATCGAGGCGCGGCTTTCCGCAATCGTGGCGGAAGCCAATTCCAACGATCCATGGACCAGCCGCGCACGGCCCAGCTTTCTCTATGTCATGTATGCCATGTTGCTGTGGTCCCTGCCGATGGGCGTGCTGGCTGCATTCGATCCGGCCACGGCGGAAGGGATAGCGGTCGGGATGAATGCCTATCTCAACGGCTTGCCAGAGCCCCTCTACGCCCTCTTCGGCACGGGCTATCTGGGCTACACCGCGGCGCGGCAATGGGGCAAGGCCAGGGGCACGGACCGCTAA
- the aroQ gene encoding type II 3-dehydroquinate dehydratase, whose protein sequence is MTDTVYVLNGPNLNLLGVREPEIYGADTLDDIAGRLEDRAKELGLNIEMRQSNHEGHLCDWLHEAQAEGAKAVLLNAGALTHTSLALYDAIRSVKTPVIEVHLSNPHSREAYRHKSYVAMAALGTIAGFGAYGYELALEAAAKL, encoded by the coding sequence ATGACCGACACCGTCTATGTCCTTAACGGGCCGAATCTCAACCTGCTGGGCGTGCGCGAGCCGGAAATCTACGGTGCCGACACGCTCGACGATATTGCGGGCCGGCTCGAAGACCGGGCGAAGGAGCTCGGCCTGAATATCGAGATGCGGCAGTCGAATCATGAAGGCCATTTGTGTGACTGGCTGCACGAAGCACAGGCCGAAGGGGCCAAGGCCGTCCTGCTGAATGCCGGGGCGCTGACCCATACCAGCCTGGCCCTGTATGACGCGATCCGTTCGGTGAAGACACCGGTGATCGAGGTCCACCTTTCCAATCCGCATTCGCGCGAAGCCTATCGCCACAAGAGCTATGTCGCCATGGCAGCCTTGGGAACGATCGCCGGATTCGGTGCGTATGGCTATGAACTGGCGCTGGAAGCTGCGGCGAAGTTGTGA
- the accB gene encoding acetyl-CoA carboxylase biotin carboxyl carrier protein yields MADNKGANGMKIDTRLVRELADMLADTGLTEIEVEDGDRKIRVARGVNAVPQAMHMAPAMQPAAAEAAPAALAAPVADEAAIPANAIKSPMVGTVYLSPEPGAAAFIKVGDTVKAGDTLLIVEAMKVMNPITASESGTVTKILVENAQPVEYDQPLVVIG; encoded by the coding sequence ATGGCCGACAACAAGGGCGCCAATGGCATGAAAATCGATACGCGCCTCGTGCGCGAACTTGCCGATATGCTGGCCGATACCGGCCTGACCGAGATCGAAGTCGAAGACGGCGATCGCAAAATCCGTGTGGCGCGTGGCGTGAACGCCGTGCCGCAGGCGATGCATATGGCTCCGGCCATGCAGCCTGCCGCTGCTGAAGCCGCGCCAGCGGCCCTGGCAGCGCCCGTCGCGGATGAAGCTGCGATCCCGGCCAATGCGATCAAATCGCCCATGGTGGGGACTGTATATCTGTCGCCCGAACCTGGTGCGGCAGCCTTCATCAAGGTCGGCGATACGGTAAAGGCAGGCGATACGTTGCTGATCGTGGAAGCGATGAAGGTGATGAACCCGATCACCGCTTCTGAAAGCGGCACGGTGACGAAGATCCTGGTAGAGAACGCCCAGCCGGTCGAATATGACCAGCCGCTGGTCGTTATCGGCTGA